The nucleotide window TTTAGGGACCCAGTATCTAAATAAGTTGGgaggcccaaatgaagggtaaagattatTCACAAAAGAAACGGAAAAGCTCGTTAAaagtaaatatgacagtgacctATTTTGGATGTTTCCAACTATTGAACTCGAGCTGTTCAAGAGTTAAAACCAGGGCtcatacggcggtagctacgcccctgctccgtggcgcagtgttatgcgcggtgaatttacaattacaagatagaggttctgggttctatccacggctgggccgattgaggtcgtggcttgttaccaccctacagactaAGACATACCGcaatgcgatttagcgttccagtacgatgtcgtgtagaaaccgaaaggggtgtggattttcatcctcctcctagcaacttaatccgctaccatcttagaatgcatcatcacttaccatcagatgagattgtagtcaagggctaacttgttacacTTCACACGAAAAGGCGAaactttgtgtgtgtgtaagtatgtttgttcctcttttacgctgcggctactgaagttatttggctgaaaattaaaatggaaatagattttactctgatataacacataggttacttttaatTCCGAAAAgctccatggttcccgcaggatttgtgaaaaactgaattccacgcggacgaaggcgcgggtgtccgctagtatagaatacaaataaaaatcgaACAAAAAATTTGGTGCCAACACATGGAGTGACCAGCATTTACGTAACATACCAGTATACTGTAACGCATGCAAGCAAGGTCTGCGAGCGCGCGCTCAAGTTCAACCTGTCGATGTCGGATGGGGCGCCCGTGCCCGCCTGACCACCGGCGCTAGGCAATGTCGCACGCTTAACGGTTATTACTCACTCAACTGCCGCATTTGTGCTTTATTTAAGGGTtcgggttcgatttccagctagATCAATTTGggagtttaataattttgtaaatgggCCAGGGCTGGCGTCCTACGATTTAACGTCTCTGTACGGTACCCTAATCTTGATAATTCAATAAATTAAGAAGAAAAACTTAAATCATTAGGCTAAACATAATGTAGTTTAATATCAAATGATACTGAAAGTTTTGAACAGACTTTGGATCTTTACGTACTTCTTGTTTTTAAATAGCAACACTGAACAAAAAAGCTAACTTTGCGTGACTTTgcacaatttaataaattaaaacctcGATGagtaaatcaattaaaatgacattttaGCTACCCTTTTGATGATTAGGTATATTACTGATTTCACTCTATGCACACCTGGTAATAAAGCAACGCTTAGTCAAACAGTAAGACTGATCCGGTACTCGAATCTTAGACTAAGCCAAGCAAATTAATCACTAGACCACCGAGACatttaaaaatcttattttaataatgttagtaTTATTCGTTTACAaacattgttatatttttaaaccatGAATGTGAatcataaataaaagtattcttAGATTCGTCTATTGAGTTGgcccattattatttatagatcaCTTGAAACAACACGGCCAACCGGCCAAGCCTCACACGAGCCATTGTATCTGTATTCATCTGAATTTATACCTACTTTCATTATAGCACTGCACTATAGAGTGCCAACACAGCGGAATGTATTCTGCCAATGTCATGTATTATGACAATGAATCTGGAACGAATGTACATTGAATTGGCCGAGagcttgcgatagccagacatgcttcattttaggaaggctgaacgTTTGTCAGCCCACGATTAGTGGCGTacacaaggtttttaattagggtagaCACTTACAAATCGTaagaaatggaaaattccttctgtTTTTACTGAATCcgcagggtaggcagtgcatgttTGTATCTATGAAATGCACGTCCCTGCCAATGCTCCTACCAGAGGTACAAGAGcagtggtggctttgaaaggtagcaTGTTTCAAGACTCCAGATCTTTAATAGTCTAAgtataaatctttattaaatattttctacaggaTATCATGAGGCATCATGTCTCCAGAAGCCAGACCGTTAGCTTCGTAGCAAATCTTCTGAAaaacacgcacacacacacacatacacacacacacacacacacactttaattttgtaatgttcatttagatgatataattaatatttctgtaccagctatggaagagcggagccttCTAATACAAAGGTAGTTTTACTActcctaaaagaaggttccaaactcgcactaatttatgtaaatttagaaagtgaaataaacgatttttttttttttttaatcttcgtTAGAGGCctttaaatttcttttaaagaaaatacaCTGTTGTATTTTACTGTTGAAGGTCTGGACCATGGAACCagctatcttccaaagccaccacagtccaaattaCATAATAGGGTAGTTTACTCATACGAAATTTAATATAAGCTATATTAATTTCGTTTAATAcgtggaataagggtccgaaatatattggtattatttaatataagttaaggaagtcccgcggctaaaacctgaattaaaattgacagcgccttatacaaaatgaaaatatgaccgccattaccaaatgacaatgagcgccattaagacatttaGCTCtacgtctacgggacttgtttcgtggcgcggagcaTAGATGCACCAAGGCTGTCAAACTTtttagccttcctaaaatgaagcATGTTTGGTTATCACAGTCTCTCGGTCAATTAAAGTCAAGTAGGCAAacctaaaatatttactattttctatttaaagaAAGTGTCatcattacattttaaaattcacaTGTTGTGTACGAAAAACCAATGatgttaatataatttacattgaaCTTAAATTAATCGTTGACTACAGAACAAAATAGGTAGCAAACTATTAACTTAAACTGGGTATCGAATGTTCGTGTTACCTATGAATTCACAAGGTGACTCAACTCACCTGCTAGAAATctaatattaatacaaaaagGCAGGTGTGAGGATGTTTATGCCTTAAttagatttaaaatgattttcatGTTTCATTCATACTCGTATGATTATAACTGTAAAATACGAatgtctaaaaataaataataaaacttacttCCTTGATAAAATCAAAACACTCCGCAAGTAGTTCAggcggactgtttcgatttttttgatgagaagtaccTATGTTTCCTCAGATGTCCTTGAGAACGAGGTATTGCACATTAGGTACCTAGAATATCCAAAAAGGATGAAATGAGAAAATCTTCAAATTTGATTTGAAGATATCACCAAAAATAACTTTTGAATTGATTGTACCTTTGATTCCTTTAGACTGTATCACCGTGAGATATTTGTGCATAAATTACTTATAGATGAACAACTGCATATCCTTGTCTTTTCACGCATTATTGTTTTATCTCGCTCCATACCTACGTAAACcaattatattgtacctatgtaATTCTATTAGTGGTACTGAACCACCCTGAAcgtatagatataattttctttagtcATTCTGTTATTGTTACGTTCTTACATGCAGCCCGTGCATTACTTCCTATTTTATgtagtttgatttgtttattaaacaTGTTCTTTTCTGGATAGATATGGTGTCGCTCGATTCTGTTATAGTGAATCTTCTTGTAAGGTCCCAAAGTTTGTGGTAAGCAGAGGAAACATAAGTGATAAATTATCAAACAGCGGCGTCGGtcgtttttgtttatttcctcaaataaatattgtgtaaaATGCAAACTAATGCCGTCATAGCGGCCAGCTGACGTGGCGTTTGATTGTTCCTCTCTAGATGCGTCTCGTAAAAAGGGCATTGATTGTACAGGCATTGCCTTAGCTCGTTTATGGTGCGCGGGCGCCGCTTGCTTGGCAGTTCATTCGCGAACGCAGCGCGCGCCGGATCGTCTCTCAGTGACATAACAAACATCGGTTGTTACTATGTCATAGCCGTTGCCGCTATTTTACCTCGTCCGTTACTATTCACTGTAACCTTGGCTTTTTTTCCAATCTTATACCTACACTCGACATCTCATTAAAAGATCTTCAAATTATTTCACAATAGTTATAACATTTGTAGACATCTACGCATGCTGGAAAATAAGATAATGCATTAAAAGCATAGGGACGGGGTGCCAACGTTGGGACGTTGTCAGGGCGCTGCTGCGCGCTTGCTGTCTGCCGCCGCCTGACAGCCTCCACCAACTTATAAATCTACATTCCGCTTACGAGTATGAAGAACGCTCGCCTACGTTAGTAACGTATTTATTCGCTCCTAATGCACACTCAAACCTCACCTCAGTATTTCTTTGTTTACCAATTATGTATGTACCGTAGTCCCCGTTCACTAACCCTACAGCCTATTGATCGCTGATTTCACAGCTCGGAGCACTCGTGGAGGCGGCGGAATGAGCGTTCTAAACGATCTCATCATCGGCGTTCGCCAACTTCGCACCGCCGGAGGAGGCACCATCGCGACGAGTCGTCGCCGCGTTCACCCCCAGAGCAGGTTAGTATCGTTTCTTAATGGTTTATTGAAGAGGATGTTTGAATGGATTATTTGAATTATCAAACCCAACGTCCACTATCACTTATACCCGACATTTGTATTCAATCGAAAATCTGTCTAAGACTTGCGTTTAAAACTCGTAAAATAACTGGCTCTACGGTCCGGAACCAGAAAAATGCGTACCACGTCACAGAAGCCTGCGGGAGGAACATGCGGGACAGGATTGGCACCCGAATGCGCGTGCGCATGCGCCTTCGTCCATGAAGACGCGAGCGAGAGACGGCGACCTCTTCACGCTCGCGCCCGTTCTATTTGTGTTCGCCTTCGTCACGCGGTACGCCTTCAGTCAGTCTGAAAGATCAGCCGGCCGCCCAGCGCGTCTGTGCCGCCGCACTAATATCCCAAACGCTCGCGCCGCGGGCGGCCAGCGCGAGCAATGGCTGCCCAACCGCCGCGTCCACCTCCCAACAACCTGCTCTTCAGCGGGCCCCCGCCCTCCTTGCCGCGAGTAGTTCTATTACCCAGTGACCCTACTGTGCCTCGAACTACTTGCGACGTTGCGTTGCATGCTGTCCTTGACCAAAGCAACGATGCGGATGACTTGGACGAAATAAACAACGTGGGTGTACCTAACTATGATGAACCGTTCAGTGACCAAGAAGACAAGCACGTGTTCGAGAAAGATCATCTAGATGACCAGTATCATACGTATAGTTATATACGACGTACGCGTAGTTTTGATATTTCAGATATTTATGAACCAACGTATGAAACCTATTTGGATGATAGCGTATTTAGACACCGACGATCTGAACCCGATTTATCAAAGTATAGTATGTTTGTTGAAGCTGAAATAGCTATGCAACCATTGCAACCTCCTCCGCTTGTCTTAAATAATCCTTTTTATGAAGGTGCATATGCTATTACTCCCAACGACTTAAGTGAGAATGTGGTTGTGTTACCAGAAAATTATTTAGCCTTTGAAGATTCATTCGTGCCTACTTGGGAGTATAAGCCAGAATTTATTGTGAATCCAGAATTAAATCCTGGTGTTTACTATGATGGACTACCACTAATACCTCCAAATGATCCATGGTCTACGTATGGAAATCAAAACAATTCTTTCCAGTACTATACACCACAGTTCGAAATACCATCGGAAGAAGCTGGCGTCCAATATATGCGTTTAAGCGATTTAGAATATGCTAACATACCTCAATACATGAGTCTCCCAGAAGTGGAGCAAGCTTCACAAATTGAGCCTTGTACTAATAACATAGCTGAAAACATTGAAGCAGAGACAGATAACAAGCACTATGATTCTAATTCTTCAaaggaatataataaaattattacgaatcAACAAGAGCGAACAGGGCCTGTGACGTCTGAAATAGTACCAAATAATGCATTGCATGAAGAAGATAAGCTTAGCATTGTGGATTCTAATACAAACAGAGAGTCTTCTCTTAGTGAAGACCTTGAATCGTTCAATGCAGATATCTCTAACGACGTAACTTCTAGTTTAGCGTTTATGCCCAGTAGCAAAAGTTCACAAAGGGAATGCGGAAGTGACGATACCAGTGACGACACCTCCCCATGTTCAACTGATTATCATGAAGCTTCAGCACTTGACTTAGCCCAAAGTTTAGATGAACTATCCTGTGATAGCACAGATTTCTCCCAAAGCAGAGATGAAATTTCTCCGATTAATGATGATCTActtgatgatgataaaacaGCGTCtagtatagttaataataaatgtaatggaccaaaagtggtaacagtagttaatccagtggttagtctaccTCTTAATCAATTGCCTTCCATTCcattacaaaaacaattgacCCAAAAACTTCCACCAGTGCCtcataatgttaaaaataatgaaaaacaattacaattgGATTCTAAAAGTACTGTGGTTGCGTGTGAACCTGTAGTCTCCAAAAGTGTCAAAGCAACACCTAGTGTACATAGCGAGAACAACAGCGTTAAACTTGTGACTCCTAATAAGACTCCTGTAAATAGTGTAGATATTGTAAAAACGCCAATATTCAAGCATCACCCTAATCCTCCGGCCGTGCCACCTGCGTGGTTAAACAAAACGGTGAACCATGAACGCAAGCCGCAAGCGAATGCAGCGCAAGAAGTGCCACAAATACTAGTCCAAAATGCGGAAGAAGTGCGACAGCATAATAACAGCGTAGCATCTTCTACGCAGCGTGCAGCTATAGTAAATCAACCAACGTCTGAACCCCAGCCGTCGTGTTCGTACGCACAGTCTTTGCAGGCTGTTCCGCCGCAGCCTTCGCAGCTTAAACCTGATAAACAACCAAAAGAAGTAGAGGTCAGCTAACTTATAttctattgaattttttataccAATTTGTAATCAATGCTATtcaatagtattttattaatttatttgcataATTAAATTGACAGATGAAAGTGTGTTTATTATCGCTTTTATGTACACACATTTAAAAGGCGCGTAggttttttagttattataaaaatgaactttGAAACTGCAGTATGTAAAACagatagtaatttttatttgatactaCATTTACTCGTTTCGACTGTTAAAACAACTACGCAATGAGATGGCGGcattaaatctattttaaattatataattaggtcAAGGATTCCATGTGCGAGCGCAATCCTTTCGCTCTTAAAaccgttttacaaaaatgcaCGATTTAAATTCCTTCTGTTGACAGAGATCAGCAGCACTATAATTTGTTGAATCTTCCAAGTTTTTATGTTGGTCAACAATTAATAAGTAGTACCACTTACTAGTTAGTATAGTATGGgaaattataaatacgaaagatatattatagccatttcatttaataaaattaatcgcAATCTTATAAACCTAAAGCTGTAAACAATATTGCTTATTAGATGTATTGACGAAAATAGCACAGCAGCTGGCATCGAGTATGCAAATTCCAATAGCGGTCGCTAGATGGCGCCACGTGTCGCGTTTATTCTGCAAAC belongs to Bicyclus anynana chromosome 10, ilBicAnyn1.1, whole genome shotgun sequence and includes:
- the LOC112049794 gene encoding cyclin-dependent kinase 12 isoform X2 — its product is MAAQPPRPPPNNLLFSGPPPSLPRVVLLPSDPTVPRTTCDVALHAVLDQSNDADDLDEINNVGVPNYDEPFSDQEDKHVFEKDHLDDQYHTYSYIRRTRSFDISDIYEPTYETYLDDSVFRHRRSEPDLSKYSMFVEAEIAMQPLQPPPLVLNNPFYEGAYAITPNDLSENVVVLPENYLAFEDSFVPTWEYKPEFIVNPELNPGVYYDGLPLIPPNDPWSTYGNQNNSFQYYTPQFEIPSEEAGVQYMRLSDLEYANIPQYMSLPEVEQASQIEPCTNNIAENIEAETDNKHYDSNSSKEYNKIITNQQERTGPVTSEIVPNNALHEEDKLSIVDSNTNRESSLSEDLESFNADISNDVTSSLAFMPSSKSSQRECGSDDTSDDTSPCSTDYHEASALDLAQSLDELSCDSTDFSQSRDEISPINDDLLDDDKTASSIVNNKCNGPKVVTVVNPVVSLPLNQLPSIPLQKQLTQKLPPVPHNVKNNEKQLQLDSKSTVVACEPVVSKSVKATPSVHSENNSVKLVTPNKTPVNSVDIVKTPIFKHHPNPPAVPPAWLNKTVNHERKPQANAAQEVPQILVQNAEEVRQHNNSVASSTQRAAIVNQPTSEPQPSCSYAQSLQAVPPQPSQLKPDKQPKEVESSRARSSVKDDKDGHLVYWPGYVMGARYKIIETLGEGTFGKVVEVKDLEMEHRMALKIIKNVEKYREAAKLEINVLEKLADIDPDCKNLCVKMLDWFEYHGHMCIAFEMLGQSVFDFLKDNNYQPYPLEQVRHIAYQLVYSVLFLHDNKLTHTDLKPENILFVDSDYEIVSIYNTLKKKHEMRRVKRSDVRLIDFGSATFDHEHHSTIVSTRHYRAPEVILELGWSQPCDVWSIGCIMFELQQGNTLFQTHDNREHLAMMERILGPIPCRMARKTRTKYFYHSKLDWDEKSSAGRYVRENCKPLSRYLQGNSEEHRQLFDLIARMLEYDPTQRITLRDALKHPFFSKLPVHQRLGFQFTRPSFLRQ
- the LOC112049794 gene encoding cyclin-dependent kinase 12 isoform X1, translating into MAAQPPRPPPNNLLFSGPPPSLPRVVLLPSDPTVPRTTCDVALHAVLDQSNDADDLDEINNVGVPNYDEPFSDQEDKHVFEKDHLDDQYHTYSYIRRTRSFDISDIYEPTYETYLDDSVFRHRRSEPDLSKYSMFVEAEIAMQPLQPPPLVLNNPFYEGAYAITPNDLSENVVVLPENYLAFEDSFVPTWEYKPEFIVNPELNPGVYYDGLPLIPPNDPWSTYGNQNNSFQYYTPQFEIPSEEAGVQYMRLSDLEYANIPQYMSLPEVEQASQIEPCTNNIAENIEAETDNKHYDSNSSKEYNKIITNQQERTGPVTSEIVPNNALHEEDKLSIVDSNTNRESSLSEDLESFNADISNDVTSSLAFMPSSKSSQRECGSDDTSDDTSPCSTDYHEASALDLAQSLDELSCDSTDFSQSRDEISPINDDLLDDDKTASSIVNNKCNGPKVVTVVNPVVSLPLNQLPSIPLQKQLTQKLPPVPHNVKNNEKQLQLDSKSTVVACEPVVSKSVKATPSVHSENNSVKLVTPNKTPVNSVDIVKTPIFKHHPNPPAVPPAWLNKTVNHERKPQANAAQEVPQILVQNAEEVRQHNNSVASSTQRAAIVNQPTSEPQPSCSYAQSLQAVPPQPSQLKPDKQPKEVESSRARSSVKDDKDGHLVYWPGYVMGARYKIIETLGEGTFGKVVEVKDLEMEHRMALKIIKNVEKYREAAKLEINVLEKLADIDPDCKNLCVKMLDWFEYHGHMCIAFEMLGQSVFDFLKDNNYQPYPLEQVRHIAYQLVYSVLFLHDNKLTHTDLKPENILFVDSDYEIVSIYNTLKKKHEMRRVKRSDVRLIDFGSATFDHEHHSTIVSTRHYRAPEVILELGWSQPCDVWSIGCIMFELQQGNTLFQTHDNREHLAMMERILGPIPCRMARKTRTKYFYHSKLDWDEKSSAGRYVRENCKPLSRYLQGNSEEHRQLFDLIARMLEYDPTQRITLRDALKHPFFSKLPVHQRLGNDRARCNGESSGSRERSHSLSR